Proteins from a genomic interval of Zingiber officinale cultivar Zhangliang chromosome 2A, Zo_v1.1, whole genome shotgun sequence:
- the LOC122043678 gene encoding uncharacterized protein LOC122043678: MSNGTSFVVPSLTKENYDNWCIRIKALLESYEAWDPVENAVDENVTSAKKKDQKALTLIHQSLDEKMFEKVVAVTTSKQAWKTLQASFKGFDRVKKVHLQTLRGEFESLRMNDSESISDYFSRVLAITNQLKRYRDDMKDDQIVGKILRSLDPRFNYIVVAIDESKDLDIMSVDELAGSLQAHKERLIKPVQELVEQALKVKLSLKDTNQGTSQRGRGRGGSRGQGQG, encoded by the coding sequence ATGTCGAATGGAACCTCATTTGTTGTTCCATCTCTCACTAAGGAAAATTATGATAATTGGTGCATAAGAATAAAGGCTTTGCTTGAgtcatatgaagcttgggatcctGTGGAGAATGCCGTTGATGAAAATGTGACATCcgccaagaagaaggaccaaaAGGCACTCACCCTCATCCATCAAAGTTTGGATGAAAAGATGTTCGAGAAAGTTGTTGCGGTAACTACTTCCAAGCAAGCATGGAAAACTCTTCAAGCTTCATTTAAAGGTTTTGATAGAGTGAAAAAGGTACATCTCCAAACATTGAGAGGAGAGTTTGAATCTCTACGCATGAATGATTCCGAATCCATTTCGGATTATTTCTCAAGAGTATTGGCTATCACAAATCAATTGAAAAGATATAGAGATGATATGAAAGATGATCAAATTGTTGGGAAGATTTTGAGATCTTTAGATCCAAGATTTAATTATATTGTGGTTGCCATTGACGAGTCTAAAGATCTAGACATCATGAGCGTTGATGAACTTGCCGGATCTTTACAAGCACACAAAGAAAGATTGATAAAACCGGTTCAAGAATTAGTTGAACAAGCTTTGAAAGTAAAGCTATCATTGAAGGACACAAACCAAGGCACATCCCAAAGAGGCCGCGGACGTGGAGGATCTCGAGGGCAGGGCCAAGGTTGA